The DNA sequence CAGCAATCCCAATTCAAAAGCTGATCACATAGATTGCTAGTTGAAAGAGTGAAGTTTACTGTATTGTACCTAATGGAGATTGGAAGCCTTGCATCATTTTTTGATCATTTAGATTAGTTGCCCATAGATTTCTTCTGCCCTACTTATATGCCGAGTatcatttgtagtttccattgcTGAGTCATTTGTCATACATTACTCAATTCTTTAGCACTGAACAATCGATTTTTTTAGCCTCTGGAAATTAGCTGGTACTATGATAGGCCTTAGGATATTAAATAAAAGGGGCATAATGGTAATTGTAATGAGGCAttagtattatatatatgagtGAATAGAAAAGGAAAATGGGTGAATGATTTTAGTTAAATGAGCTTTTAGCTCTTGGGAGAGAGCTGGGTCTCTCGAATACCCAGCAAACTTGTTCTCTTTGTCATCAATATACTAGCTATTTCCTATTGTTGCTACTGTTTGgctctattttcttttattttgcttCTGTTTGTACCAAAATGATAGGAAATTCCtatcaaatggtatcagagcaaatcGATCTGGCGACCATGGAAAACTCGAAGCTCATTTTTTACGGCGATGATCCATACGCGTGGGTCACTAACATTGAAGAGTATTTTCGACAACATCGAATTCGTGAAAGCATGAAGGTCTCGGTTGCTAAAGCCTGTCTTCGATGAGTTGCTTGGCGATGGTTTCAAGCGGTGGAGGCACAAGACCCATTCAAGAACTGGTTGGAGTTTCGGATCGCGATGTTCAACTGTTGTAGTCAGAGCGAAGAGGATCCGTACAAGAAGTTGATGGCGCTACAATATGAAAACTCGGTGAGAGATTTCTGGACTCAATTTGAGATGGTTGCAACCATGCTGCCAAACATTCCAGAAACTTTTCTGCGAGATATCTTCTTTGGGAATCTTCCAATGGAGATGGCGATTAAGGTGCGGGAGCAAAGGCCTAAGACACTCGCTGATGTTTTAGCCCAGGCGTTCATTGTTGAAGAAGAATTGCAGACCCAACATCATACTTGCAATCTCGTTAGAGATGAGATGGAGGAAAGAAAACTCATCAATGACTATCTTATTTCTCAATCACAAAATCGAGCCTCTGAATCGCAGATTTGTGGCTCTCCAATAGAGCAAATAAATCCTGGACAATATAAAAGTACTTACGAGAAAGATGGCTCAATCAATGCTAAAGTTCTAACTGCTGGTGACTTGGTTTCTTCATTAAAAATTGTGGGTAATGAATTGCAAACTCATCTCGTCCAATCACAGACTTCCagcaacacaaaaatgggaCTACAGATTGGGAAGAACAGGATATTAGAGATGGAGAAGCATTGCAATGGAAATGAACCTCCGCCAATTCCACCATCATTGGGAAACTTGGAGTCGCATCAAAGGACTCACGCTGGAATCAATTGCAGATTCGAAAGGTTCGAAGGTGTTGGTGAAACATATTCAATGCAACCGGGTCACGCGATGGTTAACGAGAGGTTGGAAGCAACGTCGGAGAAGCAACAGGGAGGGCTCTTTTCATGGACTCTTGCTGTTCGTCTGTTGTTGGAGTCGTCTGAGAAGAAAGTGTCGTCAGAAAACTACCTATTGCTGGCGTGGGTGTTGACGGGGGAAGAGAAGAAGTCGCCACCGGTGCTGAGAAAGACATTCCTTTCGCCGGGGAGCCTCGGTTGGCGATCAGCGACGAAAAAATCAGAAAAGTCGCTCGGGTGCTTTGATTTTGTTCCAGGTCGTGGAGGAGCTGCGTACATGGTGGAGACATGTGGGCTTGAATTTTTGGAACCCTACTTAAGGCCCAACTCAGGTCTTGAAGATGGCCCATTGTGTGCTTTAAGTCATTGGGTTATTTGGAATTCAGGTATAAATGAGGGCCCATTAAACATTACTCAAGGCCCAATAATTCAATTAGGTCAATTGTATATGGTTTGGGATCCTGGGAGTAGTACGACTCCACCCTTGGGGTATTACAAGAATGAGGTACTATTGGCTCACTACACCAAAGTGCCGGCAACGGAAAAGAAGGTGGGGGTGGTTGGAGGAAGGTTCTCGCATTCAGATTTGGTGTTCATCGAAAACAGAAATACACCAACTGCTCGTTGGATTTTCGACAGAGGGAGAAAAGTTACTTTTCAGAAGTATCCTTCATCGCCAAGTTTAAACAACACCATTTGGGTCATAAGGTATTTCAAAAGGCTTATGGCCAACTCTTTTGCTGCTTTCATGTTTTCAAATTGGATTGGTAATGTGGGTGAGGATATATGGAATTGTTTGATTATGAGCAGTATTAGGCAAAAGCGTCAGAACGAGTTTTTGCTTTCCACTTATGGTGTTCTTTGTGCTTTGACTACAAAGATATATGGCCTTACTAAAGAAAACAAGCCATTTGAGATAATATATGTATTTCCTCAAGTTGTTTTCCTAGAGCTTGTAAGTGATGCTTCTCAAGTATTAAGATTTACCCATAATGGATTGGGATATGAGAACAGAGCCTTTGGGTTCTATTTGCTGGCTACGCATTTACGATTCAAAGATTTAGTTGGCTGGAAAAGGCTTGTTAATGGGTCCATAGTCAGCGTGCACAACACCATACAGGTACCAAGTGATTTAAGGGATAagtttttaatttccatttaTGGGAATTTTTTGTCTTATACCTATTTTGTTCTACTGGTTTTGGGCAAGAgcaccacaaaaaaaaaaaagaaaaaggtccTGAAATGTTTCATGTGAAACACAGTTATCGATTTTGGGGGTGTGTCTCTTGGGTTTTTGACAAGGGAAGAACTATTAACTTGCTCAGCTGGTTTTTTGATCGAGGACGACTCGCTGTGGAGGGGCGTCTCTCTCTTGGCCGGAACACCATGCATTTGTTGGCTTGGTTCTTTGACAGAGGACGTCCAAGCATCGCAGTTGAAGACTTGATGTTCTtcaccttgaggacaaggtgaATTTCGGGCGGTCGGTATTGATAGGCCTTAGGATATTAAATAAAAGGGGCATAATGGTAATTGTAATGAGGCAttagtattatatatatgagtGAATAGAAAAGGAAAAGGGGTGAATGATTTTAGTTAAATGAGCTTTTAGCTCTTGGGAGAGAGCTGGGTCTCTCGAATACCCAGCAAACTTGTTCTCTTTGTCATCAATATACTAGCTATTTCCTATTGTTGCTACTGTTTGgctctattttcttttattttgcttCTGTTTGTACCAAAATGATAGGAAATTCCTATCAAATAGGCCTTAGGATATTAAATAAAAGGGGCATAATGGTAATTGTAATGAGGCAttagtattatatatatgagtGAATAGAAAAGGAAAAGGGGTGAATGATTTTAGTTAAATGAGCTTTTAGCTCTTGGGAGAGAGCTGGGTCTCTCGAATACCCAGCAAACTTGTTCTCTTTGTCATCAATATACTAGCTATTTCCTATTGTTGCTACTGTTTGgctctattttcttttattttgcttCTGTTTGTACCAAAATGATAGGAAATTCCTATCAAATAGGCCTTAGGATATTAAATAAAAGGGGCATAATGGTAATTGTAATGAGGCAttagtattatatatatgagtGAATAGAAAAGGAAAAGGGGTGAATGATTTTAGTTAAATGAGCTTTTAGCTCTTGGGAGAGAGCTGGGTCTCTCGAATACCCAGCAAACTTGTTCTCTTTGTCATCAATATACTAGCTATTTCCTATTGTTGCTACTGTTTGgctctattttcttttattttgcttCTGTTTGTACCAAAATGATAGGAAATTCCTATCATACTGCTGGACGTACTGGACTTTACATGAGTGTAATGACATTAACTATTAATTTACTATTTACATATCtttgttaatatatattatgaatcAACAATGGCTCTGCCATTTACGCACCGTTTTGTGCTGAAAATGTACCAAGAAAACCATATCAAGGCACTTACGAAGTTTTCTGCATGTAAAATATGCTCCCAAAACaaatattttattagatatGAGGAGGCTCTTGAATATTCAAATTGCCACAAAATTCTcaatagtttaattttaaacagCAGAAAGAAGTGTAAGGAATGAAACGTAggtaatatcaaatatttaacacCCTTCCCCATTCCAACAATGGGATATACGAAgttaaaaattacaaacaaaAGAAGCGACTTGTTACCCCTATATCATAGTTCAGCATATTTATCGTCATCATTCTTTTGCAATAACAGCTTCTGGTTCAGAGGAGTAATCATGCCTGCAttaccaccaaaaaaaaaaattcattgtgaATTATATGGCCACATTTCAGGTCATGTTCAGGTAAAATATACATCAACTCGATAAATCGCGCTATTACACAACTCAGTAACCATAACATTCGGAAGAGATAGGCACCAATGTTTAATcattaataaacttttaatCTCGTCAGCTCTTCACATAGGCCTGACTGGTTCACAATTGACGAATCATATACTTAAAACTATGTATAAGTGGTGAGACAAACCCAACAAAGGAAACAGTATAACCACTTCAAGTTTTATACAAAAACAAAATGAACTTACTGCACTTTGCGATAAAGTTGGTAGAGTCCTGTCCCAGCCATTGCAACGTTTACACTAAAAAGATTCCAGTTTTTCTGCATTCCAAAGATTACCAAAACTCAAAGTATTAAGTAAATATCAGTCCATAAAATTTTCCATAACAAACATAATCCTGAAGAAGAAACAGAAATAACAAACTTAATATTTGTGTTCAATATGATTGATGCTAGAAAGATAAGGGATACTGGGGACTATAACATTTAAGCACTCTAAAAGAAAATAACTGTTTTGTTCCCTCAACCAAGTGCAGTGTGTAATTAGTAGCTACTTTCATTCGTCCACATAACATATAAATAGCTTACAGGTTTACAAAAAAAGCTCATTTAAGAAAACTCAAGATGGTCCAAAACAGAAAAGAACAAACTGACATGTGATTCCAGCATAAATATCCAATTTCTTAGGAGTGACTtgctaataatttttcttttttaaattgttCACAATATTACCAAGTCAATCCAACAAAATAACAGTTTGTTTAGCAAAGGCGTGCTTAGTAACATAAGATGTAGAAATATAACCACCCTCTTTTATTTGCTTACTAAAGTCTTACTTATTATAAGATGTAGAATGGTATTGGATTGGactaagaaaaataattcatactaattataaatttaacaaTATTAGCTTATGAGGAATTAAGTTGGATACAAAATCATAAATCTTTTGTCTAACAATGTATATGAAGATGAGAAAATGGGTAGAATAGAATTATTCCAAATTTATTGATCGACAGAATTATCTCATAGTAAAAGTTTTTTGAGATTCTACTTATCCCCTCCAATTACATAACTAAATCACAAAAGAAAAATCAGCCTATCTAATACTACTTCAGAAATATGACCTAAGAAGTTTAATGAAATACTCAAACATAGGTCAAACGAACAGTATATCCTCTAAAATAACCAACACAAAGAAATCAAACTTACCGGGGTGATGACAGTGCTGTAACGTGACCAGACGATTCCAGTGCAAGCAACCGCTAGAAAACAAAGAGAGTGAAAACTTACTCTGTTACACCATTGTAGCATCATATGAAGATTTGCAAACTTAAATTAGTAAATGGAAATCAGTTTTCTCGGCCACCCACATATGTGTCTG is a window from the Cannabis sativa cultivar Pink pepper isolate KNU-18-1 chromosome 1, ASM2916894v1, whole genome shotgun sequence genome containing:
- the LOC115708033 gene encoding mitochondrial pyruvate carrier 4, with product MATSKLQALWNHPAGPKTIHFWAPTFKWGISIANVADFSKPPEKLSYPQQIAVACTGIVWSRYSTVITPKNWNLFSVNVAMAGTGLYQLYRKVQHDYSSEPEAVIAKE